The Girardinichthys multiradiatus isolate DD_20200921_A chromosome 11, DD_fGirMul_XY1, whole genome shotgun sequence DNA window CTGGTCGAACAACCTCTGATTGCACTGATTCTATCAACTTGGCACAGCTCAGCACCAAATTTAAAAAAGGTGCACAGCAGGTGAAAACAAAGTGATAGAAAATACTTTCTCATGTTTAATTATGCAGAACgtttatgtttttctgttaaatgCCTCAAGTTTACTCTGCTAAATGACTGAACTCCTGAGGTGTGTTCCCCTTAAAAAGCTCAATCTCAGCGCCACATAGAGGGGCTAGATTTGGACTTGACATGATTCTGAATAGCGCTGACACTAGGAAACGAGCAGCATGAAAATGCATTATAGATATTTGCTGTTCAGGCTGCGCACAGTGAGTCTGCAGATACTCTCTTCTTATTAAGAATTGAAATATCTTATATACTTGATGAAAACTTAGTGCTTAGAACAAAAAGTAGCTGGCAACTCATGAAGGGGAAAATCATCCAAAAATGCAAGGTTTGTCCACCAGACCAGTTTCAGTGAACATGCATAAAACACAGCTAGAGATCCACATGAACTCACTAACAAACATTACTCGCTGTAAACGTTTGGTAAATAATTCTGTAGAAACTCTCAGGGTACTTGTTTCCCCCGCAAACCAATGTTTTGATACCAGCCTAATTTCTAAGCACAGTTTCCAGCAGCAATCCTGCCTTCTGGTCTGTATTTATTAACACACTTTAAAAAAGGAAGTTATACGTCTGTTTTAATCTGCATTTAGAAGCACTAGCTGACAACCTGTCGGTCTTCTAATCTCTGATGTGCTGTAAGCATGAGTTACATCTGCCATTTCCAGCAGGATTTGTTAACACCAGGTGGTGATGCTAGAGGGCCTGACAGAGTTTATAAATTCAGCAGAAAACAACTCATTTATCCACATTGACTGtatgataaaaaatattaaaaatagagcTTAAACTCTTAACCTAGAACCAGAGTTTTATCATTTCTTTATCTGCAGTAGTAGTCTGATTTAATCTTATGGTGGAGATATTTCTGGTAAACATACATATAGTATACAGATATTTCTggtttttatgttatttgcGATTTCTGGAGAGTCTGCTTATGGCTGACGGACATGCAAAGTGGACAGGACAAATTCTGCCTGGCCCTTGGTTACTGATTCAAAATGGCTAATGTATCATAGTGACAAGGTGGAAGATACTGGCCACCTGCTTTACTGACCTTTCtctaattaaattaaacagCAGGAAGTGACAGAGAGCTTGAGGTATTCCAGAGATAAaccaacattttattcaatCTGAAGCTcgatgtttttacagtttttgtctAAAATTAGGCAGATCAAACATAAATGTAAACATGACAACTTTTCATAGGTTGGTGGTTTCTACGTGCTGACCTTCAGCACCTGGATGAACTGTTCTTAATGAATTGGTACTCAGGTTCACAGAGCTTGAGTTGGTGCTTCAGGTagtgaaaaaaacagaactggTGCAAAGCAGAAACTGGTTTGGTGGAAAACATCCCCTATCAGGCCCACCTGGAAGCTAAAGGTTTAGCTGATAGAAATTATAGAAGTAAAACTTTAAATGtggttagaaataaataaaacttaccAGACATTCAAAATGTATACAAAACCTTCAGCTGTCAAGGATCTCTAGtttttcattgaaaaaaaatgtgatttcAGGTAAATGAGTGTGACTAGCAGCCCAAAAATCTGTTATATAGATTTTATGCAGCTTATGTAAAAACTGTACTTGGCTGAACCTCTGTTATGGAAAGACGAGATCTGAAATTAAACACGAGGAAATATACATCAAGAAAAAGCCTGTAGAGAAGCTGATTTCATGCATAAGCATGAACTTTTAATTTTGGACTCTCTGCTTCCTGTTCTTTTACAGAATGGTTGTCCTAAACAGGCAAAGACAAATGCAGTGTGGTGGCACCAACTCGGTAACGACCTCCGGCATAAAACCTGCATCCAGCTGTAAAATGTTGTGCAGAGGAAACTGAGGATGGATGATTAGTGACCTGTTTACCTGCCAGTGCAGAGCTCACGCTGGTGGACCCATTCAGCTGCACCGAGATGGAAGGAACACTGCAGGCCAGGAAACACAGACAGAAACATTCAATCAGTAAAAACAGCACCAGGGAACTGGGAGGAAGTACAAAACAAAGACTGGCaactattttagtttttaaacacACGTCATAAACTAGGGATTGGCAAAAATTCTTGTGCAGTAAATATCAATAAACCCTGCAAGGTTATTGAAGTTAAGATGCCCTCTTCAAACAAGTCAGTGACAGATTATTCATGCCTGGGTCTGATTACCACAGACATGGCTGCATGTATGCATGGTGCAAGAAGAGAGCATCACTAAACAGTCTGTAAATTAGTGAAAATGCAGGGAACAAACCTGTTTACAgttcatttcagcttttaaggaaaataaaagagCAATAGACATTCCAATGCATCCATAGCATTTAAGTATGATCACCTTTTAAACTAATCATGGCAGAAAATAAGACGAAAAGCTAGAAATAAGTTCCTTAAAGTTCAAatcctaaaaaatatatattatgcaATTGTTTGCATAAAATGCAAACAATTTATAAGCTGGGGTCTTAAGTTTTCTATAACCATAAAAGTGGTTGTTCTGTTTTCTATTAATCAACAAACTGAATCAATGTTGAGTTATTTCTgttccatttttttaaactagGAAATCCTACATTTGTAAAGTaattggggattttatgtgacaacaGCGAAAAGCAGCGAATAAATGTAACAGGGAAGGATAAGAacacagttttcacattttgcaaataaaaatctaaaaaacatgAGCCGCATTTGTTTTTAGAACCACATTTCGctgtcttttggggtatgtttctactagctttgcacatcttgtTGCTGAAAGCTTTATCCATTCTTTGAAAAACTGCTCAGGCTCTGTCAGACTGGAGAGTCTGGAGCATCTGAACATCAACTTTCTCGATTGAAATTAGGCCTGGACAATGACTTTAGTATtgtaacatgaatatgctttgatttaaaccattccaccGTAGCTCTGACTGCATGTTTAGATTGGTTTGCTGCTGGAAAGTGACTCCTAACCCCAGTCTCTAACATTGTTTATTTATAAGAGTGCCTTGTTGAGCTCCATCTAttgtttcaataaaaatgaaaatcatcaccacagcatgatgctgccaccaccatctttTACAAAAGGGATAGTGATAGTTTAGGGTAATGTGTGGTGATAGTTTTCACCATACACAGCCTTTGCATGGAGGCCAAAAACCTAATTTCCTGTGACCACTctgtgttccttagtcttcatgatgctgtttaactaatgttcaacattttttttcccacaaaacAGTTGTTTTATACTGTGATAAAATGCCACACAGGTTCACTCCAtatactaattaggtgacttcttaaGGCAGTTGTTTGTACTGGACTTAATTTAGGGGTTTTGAACTACAGGGAGATGAATATGTACGCATGCCGCACTGTTTAGATTGgtcattttgaaaaccatacaTCGTTTTTATTCCACCttacatttatgcactactttgtgttgctctatcacacaAAATAGACTGAAGTCTGCAGCTGCAATGTGACAAGatgtcaaaaaaaaagtttagggGGTTTGAGTAGTTCTTGCAAGTCACCGTGAAAGCCAACCATGTACATTTGTTTGGGAAATAGCTGCAGAAAGTGAGAGATCTGTTTAACCCCACAGGATTAAATCCACAACTTTGTACTGCACAATTATTAATAACCTGTGGTCGAgaagagactaaattaaactctGTGTTGGAGAAAATTAGACCTCAAATGAACTGCATATTTATTACACTCATTAGGTTAGCAGTTTGTCTTTTGCACGCTGCTTTCTGTGCCTTTAGAAACAAAAGGAAGGGAGGTCAGATGACAGTCAAGATTCTGAGGAATGGAGGCAGAACAAACATCACTAAAGCTACAGACCATTTTCACCCATTCCTGTTAGACAGGACGGGTCAGCAGGGAGACAGACGAGAAGGGAACAAGGTTGGGAGTAATGGACTTTGTCAACGCCTTTCCTTACAGCTAATTGAGTCAGCCGTCAGCTAAGTGATTCACCCCAATGTGTCAAACCAGATGCCAGAAACCAACCTTAACCCATTAACACTTGATGAGCTGCTCAGATGAGGTGCAGGCATATGACTAACAGAGGGCGGCGGAGGCCAAGAGCTTCCCCAAGACATCCCCCCCACAGAGAGGGGCCTTCTGGGGTACGGCGAGTAGACAGAAGTCGGGTGAGCAGCAGCAACCCTCCCAGTCCCTTGGAGGCTGGGTCGATTCAGACTACTCGAAGAGAAGGAATGTCGTGAGCGGCTGGGCATAGGTCCCGTGCTGCTGTTGCTCAAACACTGCTGGCAGGAGCAGGCGGCGCCCGAGGGGATGGCCGCTGGAGGCCCGGAGGAGGCCAGCGGATAGGGCAGGTTACACTGCCGCCGAACCTGCCGCCTGAAGCCCGTTGATTTATTGACCTGGGCCAGAGATGTGAGATCCACAATGTAATTGTATCCATGGGGGCCAAGGTCCGCTGTGCCTTGGCGAGCTTGATAGCTGTGCTCCAAAAGGATCGAAGTTCGGGTCTCATACGGAGTCCAGCCTCCATCGTCGTTGGCCCATTCCCAGTAAACGCCACTGCCGAGGCCAGAGGACTGGGCAAACAAGGACCGGCGCACGGAGCGTGTCTTTCCTATATATAAAGAGGAACGTTTTCAGTCAAGcaacaacacagaacaaatacaATACTAAAACACCCCAAAATCTCAAaccctttaaaatgttttattcatatttctaAATATTGACTTAGTAATagttcatttttaatttttccttcCATATGCagtttttaatctattttttgcagtattttatttttttatttcatttttcagtgtttCTAAACCAGGCCATTTTCTTTCATGTCTCAGTACATACTAAAATGGTGGAAAGCTTTATTaactataaagattttaaaacaatcaaCATTTTTTCAGACAGCAAGATTATTGTTTGAATGACttccttgatttttaaaaaaaaaatgattatttctttggcgccaGTGGCCTTGGGAGCCCATGCTATGGActgatgaaaccaaactggACCAGTGGTATGTCTGGCATGCAAAAGACCAGGTTTATGACCAGTATGATAATCCATCCTCAAGCATTGAGGATGACAGTGTGGGCTAGAACATGGGGCTGTTTTTCAGCTAAAATAAAAGGGACTATATTGATCAGGTAACTGGCATCATCGATTCCCATAAAAGACAATCCCATTTAGAAGAGGAACATAATGACTTCTGTTGTCAAATTAAATCTCAGTGATCATTGGACTTTCTAGCAAGATAATGAACCCAAGTCAACTGAAACTCTGCGAGAAAAAGATAATCTTAGAAAGGGCTTCTTGGTCGGTAGatataaatcagactgaacatTTTTTGATGGGATTTAACGAAGGCAGATGCAGTAGAGAAGCAATAAAACATCTATAAGCTAAAGGCTGTTGCTTGTGAGGAGGTGTAGGAAGCTTGTCAGCACTTACTGACAATGTtagaagatataaaaaaaaaagcacaaagaacCAAAGCTGGACAATATTAAATTTTAAATGACTGCATTAATCCCAACGTAAAGTTGTATtcatacaggtttcttcaaagagttgcTGTAGATGGTGATGCGTGTGGTCAGGAAATCTCTCCTATAGCGCTCAGTATTTCTGTATAACAATCATGAAGATCAGGATCATCAgtgatgttcttcattttatgaagaatcttgaTTTCCACAACCATTTGCATGTGCTAAAAGAgctacattttacatttgatttGCAAAGGCACGTAAATATCTCTGTTTagttattttcacattttatttacatcaCTATGAAGTCTTTTGAGGTGAGGTGTATTTAAGTTTTTCTGATTTTCAGAAATTAAATAGATAAAATAGTTTCTccattatacattttttatacaaACCTACTTATCAAATATTAGAACccttttttccccattcttTTTAAAACCGAGCTTCCATCGCTAGTATGTTTTATTAATtagtattttcctgtttttcatttaactaAACCTCCGTTCAAAACAACATGCAAACACTCAACATTATGAGTCTTAGTAGCTATGAGGCCAATaatgaaattataataaaaacagtGAGACCCTAAAACATtaaccatagaatgatttttgaTTGGAAAGCTGAAATGTAAAGTAGCTAAACCGTCCAGGCCTGTTAGAATAGACATGCGACACCGCCTTAAATGCTGCTACAAATTAAAGGCCTAAAGAGGTCCAAAAGTGTTGAATTTCACCTGTGTCTTGTCGGAACTGCCTCAAGCTCGGTACGTCGATGAGGTAGGGCGACAGGCTGGGGTCCGACTGTCCGAGGCAGATGCTAGTTGCGCCGGTTCCTCCGCCTCCTCGGTGGCCGCGCGGCGACAGGCAGCGCTCGATGTAGGCGCTCACCTGGCCGCTGTACGGCCGCCAGCAGCCCACGTCGTCCTGCCACTCCCACACGGCTATCATGGGCTGAGACTGCCCCACTGACCCAGAGCCTGCTGTAGCAGACACCGATGGCCCGTTTCTGGAGCCGTTCACCCTGGCACAGGAGCCAGACACAATCGCCATGTTCGCTAACACAACGACTGGTTAGTCGATTGTGGCTACGAGGAAAACAATGTCCGCAGCGAGGCTAGCTGGGCTCGTTAAAGGACTCCATTAGGAATGTCTTAACACGCCTATGAAGAAGTTACAAGGTGGGGATCAAACGGAACACGACCTGAATAAGCATTCAAGATCATGTTGACAAAGCTGAAGCATTCAAAGCGCTTAGCACGAGCAATACGGTTAACATGGATCCTTGCTCTTCAGCAGCTGCCTTCACGGGCTGTCGGAAATAGTAGTGGTGCGTTCTATTTGTTCTCGAAAGTCGGAATTTTATTCTTCAGCGTCACCCAGCGCATGTGAACAAATCtaagcaacagaaacaacacAAACCGGACACATTTAGCAAAACAATTTGAAGGACTAGAAGGACGCCTTATTCAAAGATATACAATTCATTACAAGTGCAAATAGAATGGTTATGACTGAATGAATGCTGTATTTTATATAAACAGGGATATAAAATCCATTTAAACACTttcaaagtcagaattctgacttccAAGAGTGTCCCACTTGTTTTGTTTAGCTTCTGAGTTTCTACTTCTTCTGACTTCTGACTCCAGACAGAACACAGCATTACTCCCCAACACACAAAATCCAATATGCTTTATGGCTAAAACGAGCAAAGATTTCAGAATAATAGGACTTTATTATTGGGTTGTATTACAAATATTCATCAGTCTGGTCAGTGAGCTGCACAATTCTGCTCAATCTGTCAGGAAACCAGTGGgatttgctgtttgtttgtgtcAACTACCATTAGCAATGCTAGCTGATAAAATATTTCTCCGCACGTTTGCAACTTTTTAAAATCAGGTTATGTTTTTAGAAACAATTTCTTTACCctaattgtttttttccttttttatttgtctaaaATGTGGTTTCAATCCTACCATTTAACACCTAAAATGTTCAcaatctaaaacaaataaaaggacaCCAAAAAGATTACAACTAGTTTCATGGAGCCCTATGCATTCAAACACTAAAGAACCGGGTTCACACGTAGAGGTTGGATAGTGCAATATGTGCCACTGGTGTAATTAGTAACAACCCATCAGaatgcaaataaatatttaatacctATAACTTTCACTATTTTGTACAACCATAGTACATAATGAGCTCAGGGCTTCTTGGTGACGTCTGACTATCTCAATAAGAGCTCTG harbors:
- the dtx2 gene encoding probable E3 ubiquitin-protein ligase DTX2 yields the protein MAIVSGSCARVNGSRNGPSVSATAGSGSVGQSQPMIAVWEWQDDVGCWRPYSGQVSAYIERCLSPRGHRGGGGTGATSICLGQSDPSLSPYLIDVPSLRQFRQDTGKTRSVRRSLFAQSSGLGSGVYWEWANDDGGWTPYETRTSILLEHSYQARQGTADLGPHGYNYIVDLTSLAQVNKSTGFRRQVRRQCNLPYPLASSGPPAAIPSGAACSCQQCLSNSSTGPMPSRSRHSFSSSSLNRPSLQGTGRVAAAHPTSVYSPYPRRPLSVGGMSWGSSWPPPPSVSHMPAPHLSSSSSVNGLSVPSISVQLNGSTSVSSALAGMASILMSAVGVGVHFTSAPLSQQQPLQQQQHQQQQQPAPFALPPPPPLLPTASRPHSSSSSTVRRAKRQHRRASAQRSEDVIQRYMEVVAEVPEEDCIICMDQLSNPSSYEMPSSEEAGQSIPPETVGKFIKCGHTLHMLCMLAMYNNGTKDGSLQCPSCKTIYGEKTGTQPKGKMEIYSVAQSLPGHPDCGTIQIIYSIPPGIQGPEHPNPGQPYTCRGFPRFCFLPDNDKGRKVLELLKVAWMRRLIFTVGTSSTTGEQDTVVWNGIHHKTEMMSNLSGHGYPDPNYLENVLSELASQGVTEDCLKPPGGSCSS